DNA from Pseudomonas mendocina:
GCCGCTTGCGATCCGTTGTGTGCTGGGAGGCGTTCTGGCGTTTTCACTGTTGCCGGTGGCTGAGGCCTCCATGCGCTGTGGGACTGCGCTGATCTATGAGGGAGAGCGTAGTGTCGACGTACTGCGTAAGTGTGGTGAGCCCGACCAGCGTGAGGTGACACCACCCAGTAGCCAGCAGGGCGGTGGAGTGACGG
Protein-coding regions in this window:
- a CDS encoding DUF2845 domain-containing protein, with amino-acid sequence MPLAIRCVLGGVLAFSLLPVAEASMRCGTALIYEGERSVDVLRKCGEPDQREVTPPSSQQGGGVTVEQWVYGPRNGVYRYLRFLDGKLVEIRTERG